In a genomic window of Curtobacterium flaccumfaciens pv. betae:
- a CDS encoding glycosyltransferase family 2 protein codes for MTDMTVDVILPCLDEADALPKVIARLPTGYRAIVVDNGSTDGSADVARAHGALVVTEPVKGFGSACAAGVAAATADFVAFCDADASMDPAELPPLVDRVASGRVDLALGRRVPTGRGAWAPHARFANRVLAVLMHRATGYRLRDLGPMRVMRREDLVSLDLRDRRSGYPLEMVLAAHAAGWRVDESDIGYAQRIGDSKVTGTLRGTINAVRDMSRLLRAYRREARVRVVAPGPLRQAAESTPVVEEARS; via the coding sequence ATGACGGACATGACTGTCGACGTGATCCTGCCGTGCCTCGACGAGGCGGACGCCCTGCCGAAGGTCATCGCGCGCCTCCCCACGGGCTACCGGGCCATCGTCGTCGACAACGGATCGACCGACGGATCGGCCGACGTCGCCCGCGCCCACGGTGCCCTGGTGGTGACGGAACCCGTCAAGGGGTTCGGTTCGGCCTGCGCCGCCGGGGTCGCCGCGGCGACCGCCGACTTCGTCGCGTTCTGCGACGCCGACGCCTCGATGGACCCGGCCGAGCTCCCGCCCCTGGTCGACCGCGTGGCCAGTGGCCGCGTCGACCTGGCACTCGGCCGTCGCGTCCCGACCGGCCGCGGTGCGTGGGCCCCGCACGCGCGGTTCGCGAACCGCGTCCTCGCCGTCCTCATGCACCGCGCGACCGGCTACCGCCTGCGCGACCTCGGCCCGATGCGTGTGATGCGCCGCGAGGACCTCGTCTCCCTCGACCTGCGCGACCGCCGCAGCGGCTACCCGCTCGAGATGGTCCTGGCCGCGCACGCCGCCGGCTGGCGCGTCGACGAGTCCGACATCGGGTACGCGCAGCGCATCGGCGACAGCAAGGTCACCGGAACGCTCCGCGGCACGATCAACGCGGTGCGGGACATGTCCCGTCTGCTCCGTGCGTACCGCCGGGAGGCCCGTGTCCGGGTCGTCGCACCGGGGCCGCTCCGCCAGGCGGCCGAGTCCACCCCCGTGGTCGAGGAGGCCCGCTCGTGA